One stretch of Cydia fagiglandana chromosome 18, ilCydFagi1.1, whole genome shotgun sequence DNA includes these proteins:
- the LOC134673344 gene encoding TRAF3-interacting protein 1-like, with protein MEKELDPSIIKSTQTSLGKYVKRPPLSDKLLKKPPFRFLHDIITTVLKTTGFFKGLFEEDELVSDNVKDRESKILFLNKVISVVGLASGKPLSVKPSKVVAGQEPDKTNELLQCLAQVLDKKISSDEAVRKYKESAKPAQTVDTKVKEPAKTVKKSTESNKLTSRSNEKLTNQKKEKEKRDGPFVKNGTKEKVSKSKDRESTLKQETQKPKAISSKPISKKASVGNANQQPEINTQPNKKLSKASSKDLTKPLDNKDEDQAKNGKESETVKLEPESQAPPEPEPEELVKEKLDTSYTIADTDLNSSSSQDLLETRNEFEENQEINPPRFPDPVTTEEDHRDTQVQNEEKLNENLQEKQDELSVNKIQNNINNFRQNSVETTDENNENRVTSANTNSIVPSQPVRPTSVRPSSSRPGAPRLRDKHSGTAQASDNLLVGKVNIITENSPNEEEEDASIIIVDQPQSHNASVEQPDQLALNQHGHLVQQILDSQKEFSQVSGKTEIEWQFGAQKAREASNQEIEQVKFNIQAVSRAANPLGKLLDHIQEDVEVMRQELQQWTRTYDETSKELSKQKAANDDFLLPLHTKIKNLDADIKEKQDKINDLKIVIHKNSSRIEKLLASGSVQ; from the exons ATGGAAAAGGAATTGGATCCAAGTATAATCAAATCCACTCAAACGAGTCTTGGAAAGTACGTGAAACGCCCACCGTTGAGTGATAAGTTATTAAAGAAACCTCCGTTTAGATTCTTACATGATATTATAACGACG GTTTTAAAGACTACTGGATTTTTTAAAGGTCTATTTGAAGAAGACGAACTGGTTTCCGATAATGTTAAGGATAGAGAgagtaaaatattatttcttAATAAAGTTATATCGGTGGTTG GTTTAGCCAGTGGCAAACCATTATCGGTGAAGCCATCCAAAGTAGTTGCAGGGCAGGAACCTGATAAAACAAATGAGCTGCTTCAATGTTTAGCTCAAGTTCTTGACAAAAAAATATCCTCTGATGAAGCTGTAAGAAAATATAAGGAGAGTGCAAAACCGGCACAAACGGTAGATACCAAAGTTAAGGAACCTGCAAAAACTGTTAAGAAAAGTACTGAATCAAATAAACTTACGTCAAGAAGTAATGAAAAATTAACTAATCAGAAGAAAGAGAAAGAGAAAAGGGATGGGCCTTTCGTCAAAAATGGAACGAAAGAAAAAGTAAGCAAATCAAAAGACAGAGAAAGTACACTCAAGCAAGAAACACAAAAACCAAAAGCAATTAGCAGCAAACCAATTAGCAAAAAGGCTTCAGTTGGAAATGCAAATCAGCAACCTGAGATTAATACCCAGCCTAATAAGAAATTGTCGAAAGCATCTAGTAAAGATTTGACTAAACCATTAGATAATAAAGATGAAGACCAGGCAAAAAATGGAAAGGAGTCAGAAACTGTTAAATTAGAACCAGAGTCTCAAGCACCACCAGAACCTGAGCCAGAAGAATTAGTAAAAGAGAAGCTTGATACTTCTTACACAATTGCAGACACAGACTTAAATTCTTCATCATCTCAAGATTTATTAGAAACACGAAATGAATTTGAAGAAAACCAGGAAATTAATCCTCCTCGTTTCCCTGACCCAGTAACTACTGAAGAAGACCATAGGGACACACAAGTACAAAACGAAGAAAAACTAAATGAAAATTTGCAGGAGAAACAAGATGAATTAAGCGTGAACAAAATACagaataacataaataattttCGTCAGAACAGTGTGGAGACTACAGATGAAAATAACGAAAATAGAGTTACTTCAGCAAATACAAATTCAATAGTGCCTAGTCAGCCAGTCAGGCCAACGAGCGTGAGGCCTTCATCATCAAGGCCTGGCGCGCCGCGGTTGAGGGACAAACACAGTGGAACAGCGCAAGCTTCTGATAATCTACTTGTGGGTAAAGTAAACATCATCACCGAGAACTCGCCCAATGAAGAG GAGGAAGACGCAAGCATCATTATTGTAGATCAACCACAATCCCATAATGCATCTGTAGAGCAACCAGACCAACTGGCATTAAATCAACATGGTCACTTAGTTCAACAGATTTTGGATTCACAAAAAGAGTTTTCTCAAGTCTCTGGAAAAACAGAGATC GAGTGGCAATTTGGAGCCCAAAAGGCACGAGAAGCATCAAATCAGGAGATAGAGCAAGTCAAATTTAACATTCAAGCTGTTTCACGCGCTGCCAATCCACTAGGAAAGCTTCTAGACCACATTCAGGAGGACGTAGAGGTGATGCGCCAAGAACTGCAGCAATGGACAAGAACTTATGATGAAACGTCCAAAGAACTATCCAAGCAGAAGGC AGCTAATGACGATTTTTTGCTACCCCTacatacaaaaattaaaaacctagACGCAGACATAAAAGAAAAACAAGACAAAATTAATGATCTAAAGATCGTTATACACAAAAATTCATCTAGAATTGAAAAGCTTCTAGCAAGTGGGAGTGTGCAATaa